A single region of the Eremothecium gossypii ATCC 10895 chromosome V, complete sequence genome encodes:
- a CDS encoding uncharacterized protein (Syntenic homolog of Saccharomyces cerevisiae YJL163C) has translation MKSYIIKPRNCFLHLLSPSVYWRPVLETFTQKKSMTQVSRGGDETATIASDEYMEAEPLLPLSEPRWPTADDSYCETTLGTLYEEEHIKSNASAGVTGQGTVRQAHVQRAEAIEGPTRFPLTQNIYFICFLICVGCGSGGVLLTPTVTLSLDKVCEYLAPDGSTIGCDRTQVQEVLSNIDKKVSPIRGILCMLMSAWLGRLSDRIGRKPIFLYMGVIQLMYLFLWYIFFFQKAIPFSKSVMIFVRSFDALGGGVMTLLATGNSYVSDFATAETRTVYMTAITSVIYAVAGAGPLFSALFTRITQKYQSISFCVALACCGLFIAASLVIKEPRRSKRWQESGSDFAQQGLPLDRQYASFRGFLKHHAMAIVNHVKGLFAPFSSLCAQEGNGSSLLSPWAVILLVLISLVFGPISQSLTSVLVLYAIFEYHWADERLGYFVSLLGICHAVFLWFSPGILRAMRRRHSTDPRHLDRIDILCIRGSLWAGLAAAALLAASRHESTLYVYGVVHAFSGLLYPTINSALLKFAPPEATGALLGAMSMLISMASMVLAPLFFSLYEHTVAYRPEIFIYLGLIMMTLCTASGHFLKES, from the coding sequence ATGAAGAGCTATATAATAAAGCCCAGAAATTGCTTTCTACATTTATTATCACCATCGGTTTACTGGCGCCCAGTATTGGAAACTTTCACGCAGAAAAAGAGCATGACTCAAGTGTCTCGCGGTGGGGATGAGACAGCAACGATTGCTAGTGACGAATACATGGAGGCTGAGCCGTTATTACCACTGAGTGAACCACGTTGGCCTACAGCAGACGACTCATACTGCGAGACGACGTTAGGGACGCTATACGAAGAGGAACACATAAAGAGCAATGCAAGCGCAGGCGTCACAGGTCAGGGAACCGTGCGGCAGGCGCATGTGCAACGGGCTGAGGCAATTGAAGGACCCACTAGGTTCCCACTGACCCAGAACATCTACTTTATCTGTTTTCTGATATGCGTGGGCTGCGGGTCGGGTGGCGTGCTGCTTACGCCTACCGTAACGCTGTCCCTCGACAAGGTTTGCGAGTACCTAGCCCCAGACGGAAGCACTATCGGCTGCGACCGCACGCAGGTCCAAGAGGTGCTCTCAAACATCGACAAGAAGGTAAGTCCAATCCGAGGAATTTTGTGCATGCTGATGTCCGCATGGCTCGGACGGCTGTCTGACCGCATCGGCAGAAAACCGATTTTTCTCTACATGGGGGTTATCCAGCTGATGTACCTCTTTCTGTGGTATATCTTCTTCTTCCAGAAAGCTATCCCCTTTAGCAAGAGCGTCATGATATTTGTCCGATCATTTGACGCCctcggcggcggcgttATGACGTTGCTTGCGACAGGAAACAGCTATGTGTCCGACTTTGCCACCGCAGAAACAAGGACAGTCTACATGACGGCGATAACCAGCGTAATCTACGCTGTCGCAGGCGCCGGCCCCCTTTTCAGCGCTCTGTTTACTCGCATTACTCAGAAGTACCAAAGCATTTCATTTTGTGTGGCTTTGGCGTGTTGTGGGCTATTCATCGCCGCCAGCTTAGTAATAAAAGAGCCCAGGCGCAGCAAACGCTGGCAGGAAAGTGGCAGCGATTTCGCCCAGCAGGGATTGCCGTTGGATCGACAGTACGCCTCTTTCCGGGGGTTCCTCAAGCACCATGCCATGGCGATAGTAAACCACGTGAAAGGCCTTTTCGCCCCTTTCAGCAGCCTATGCGCACAGGAGGGAAACGGCAGCTCTCTTCTGTCTCCGTGGGCGGTTATTCTACTTGTACTCATCAGCTTGGTGTTCGGACCGATCTCGCAGTCGCTCACCTCGGTTCTGGTCCTGTATGCCATCTTCGAGTACCACTGGGCGGACGAGAGATTGGGCTATTTCGTCTCGCTACTGGGAATCTGCCATGCGGTATTTCTTTGGTTCTCACCGGGTATTCTGCGGGCCATGAGGCGGCGGCACTCGACCGACCCGCGCCACCTTGACAGAATAGACATTCTCTGCATCCGAGGGTCGTTGTGGGCGGgcctcgccgccgccgcgctgcttGCGGCTAGCCGCCACGAATCCACACTCTATGTCTACGGGGTCGTGCACGCATTCTCGGGCCTGCTGTACCCCACTATCAATTCCGCACTGCTGAAATTTGCCCCCCCAGAAGCCACCGGAGCGCTGCTGGGTGCCATGAGCATGCTAATTAGCATGGCGTCCATGGTCCTCGCGCCGCTGTTCTTCAGCCTATACGAGCACACCGTCGCATATCGCCCGGAGATCTTCATCTACCTAGGGTTGATCATGATGACTTTGTGCACTGCCTCGGGCCATTTCCTGAAGGAATCTTGA
- a CDS encoding AEL111Cp (Syntenic homolog of Saccharomyces cerevisiae YKL163W (PIR3) and YJL160C; Inverted gene duplication in this genome; Inverted gene duplication in Saccharomyces cerevisiae) produces MQIKKSALAATALFASSALSSYVAGDPWDTLTPTGTYSGAITSYASTFGIAVVPLATEKASKAKRAVPVSQIGDGQIQATTKTTVPAVSQIGDGQIQATKTTVPAVSQIGDGQIQATKSTVPAVSQIGDGQIQATTKTTVPAVSQIGDGQIQATKSTVPAVSQIGDGQIQATTKTTVPAVSQIGDGQIQATTKTSVPAISQIGDGQIQATRSTTTLSNPASQIGDGQVQATTAPAHDDKHDSKDPVTAVSCRSEGTLELTLKDGVLYDGAGRIGAIVANRQFQFDGPPPQAGAIYAKGWSITQEGNLALGDNDVFYQCLSGSFYNLYDENIAPQCSPIKLQAIDLVTC; encoded by the coding sequence ATGCAAATCAAGAAATCTGCTCTCGCCGCTACGGCTCTCTTCGCCTCCTCTGCGCTTTCGTCGTATGTGGCAGGAGACCCATGGGACACATTGACGCCTACGGGCACCTACTCTGGAGCGATCACCTCGTACGCCTCGACGTTCGGCATCGCCGTGGTACCGCTCGCCACAGAGAAGGCCTCGAAGGCCAAGCGCGCAGTGCCGGTCTCGCAGATCGGCGACGGGCAGATCCAGGCTACCACCAAGACCACCGTGCCCGCGGTGTCGCAGATCGGCGACGGCCAGATCCAGGCCACCAAGACCACTGTGCCCGCCGTGTCGCAGATCGGCGACGGCCAGATCCAGGCCACCAAGAGCACCGTGCCCGCCGTGTCGCAGATCGGCGACGGCCAGATCCAGGCTACCACCAAGACCACCGTTCCAGCAGTCTCGCAGATCGGCGACGGCCAGATCCAGGCTACCAAGAGCACCGTGCCAGCCGTGTCGCAGATCGGCGACGGCCAGATCCAGGCTACCACCAAGACCACCGTTCCAGCAGTCTCGCAGATAGGTGACGGCCAGATCCAGGCTACAACGAAGACCAGCGTGCCAGCTATTTCCCAGATCGGCGACGGCCAGATCCAGGCTACCAGATCCACCACCACCCTTTCGAACCCAGCCTCCCAGATCGGTGACGGCCAGGTCCAGGCTACCACTGCTCCTGCTCACGACGACAAGCACGACAGCAAGGACCCTGTGACCGCCGTGTCCTGCAGATCCGAGGGTACTCTGGAGTTGACGCTCAAGGATGGTGTCCTATACGACGGCGCCGGTAGAATCGGTGCCATTGTTGCCAACAGACAGTTCCAGTTCGACGGCCCACCACCACAGGCCGGTGCTATCTACGCTAAGGGCTGGTCCATCACCCAAGAGGGCAACCTGGCGCTAGGCGACAACGATGTCTTCTACCAGTGTCTATCCGGCTCCTTCTACAACCTATATGACGAGAACATCGCGCCACAATGCTCCCCAATCAAGCTACAGGCTATCGACCTGGTCACTTGCTAA
- the MCD4 gene encoding mannose-ethanolamine phosphotransferase MCD4 (Syntenic homolog of Saccharomyces cerevisiae YKL165C (MCD4)) produces MWNKHRLAFILVGLLFHLFYLRSIFDIYFVSPLVHGMRQFKSNEEPPAKRLFLIVGDGLRADTSFDKVKHPVTGKTEFLAPYLRSLVEHNATYGISHTRMPTESRPGHVAMIAGFYEDVSAVTKGWKENPVDFDSVFNQSTHTYSFGSPDILPMFKSGASDPTKVDAWMYGHEFEDFTQSSIELDAYVFRHMDALFRNATVDSKLRHEMMQDGNVFFLHLLGCDTAGHSYRPYSAEYYDNVKYIDSQLERLVPKVREFFGDDDTAFVFTADHGMSAFGSHGDGHPNNTRTPLVAWGAGLNRPVLNDVPVYDNYTENWDLAHVRRNDVNQADIASLMSYLIGLNYPTNSVGELPLAYVNGTERTKLNALYKNALSILEQYLVKETEMIQSQLVYKEYPKFAQKSHSSYIQEIEHLIDRIANGEEDLEPEAIALSEELMKTALEGLQYLTTYNWRFIRSIVTLGFIGWITYSFTIFLRLFILEKQYAMKTSPQNLASFGALTAALNYVLYYQRSPFNYYMYLLFPLFFWSQILTNSTILHDGIREMFKGVSMLQRIGICALIVSIYEGIVYGYFDRWIFTIIFNLLALYPFFCGIKDAKTNMFWGANSMALSIFTLFDAVKIESLTQINVSGLLLVASGLYALWRVSKKINSHTKIVILLQILLLAMMLAVTNKSVTSLQQRAGLPTDAKIAGWVILTLSLSLMPLLHYLKPSNDYQVRVLVIYLTFAPTFLILTISFESFFYLLFTNYLMLWIEIESKIKAQNIAKNSQNWLQLLRISIIGFFLLQFAFFGTGNVASISSFSLDSVYRLMPVFDPFPMGALLILKIMIPYILLSTALGIMNLKLNIKDYTVSSLILSTSDVLSLNFFYLLRTEGSWLDIGVTISNYCLAILSSLFMIVLELFSHFLLKNVRDNGMDIAASKQQKRH; encoded by the coding sequence ATGTGGAATAAACACAGGTTGGCATTCATCTTGGTGGGGCTGCTGTTTCACCTCTTCTACCTACGGTCGATCTTTGACATTTACTTCGTGTCGCCGTTGGTACATGGGATGAGACAGTTCAAGAGCAACGAGGAGCCGCCGGCGAAGCGGCTTTTCCTGATTGTTGGCGATGGACTGCGTGCAGACACATCTTTTGACAAGGTGAAGCACCCGGTTACAGGGAAAACCGAATTTCTGGCGCCATATCTACGAAGCCTGGTGGAGCATAATGCCACTTACGGGATTTCGCACACGCGGATGCCGACCGAGTCGAGACCGGGCCATGTTGCGATGATTGCTGGATTTTACGAGGACGTGAGCGCGGTTACGAAGGGGTGGAAGGAAAACCCAGTCGACTTTGATAGCGTGTTTAACCAGTCGACGCACACTTACTCATTTGGGTCGCCCGACATCCTCCCCATGTTCAAGAGTGGGGCGTCTGATCCAACCAAGGTCGATGCGTGGATGTATGGCCACGAGTTTGAGGACTTCACGCAGTCGTCGATTGAGCTGGATGCTTACGTTTTCAGACACATGGATGCCTTGTTTCGGAATGCCACTGTGGATAGCAAGTTACGCCATGAAATGATGCAGGATGGCAATGTTTTCTTCCTTCATCTATTGGGTTGCGACACTGCAGGGCATTCATACAGGCCATATTCTGCCGAGTACTACGACAACGTAAAGTACATCGACAGTCAGCTTGAGCGGCTTGTTCCCAAAGTCCGCGAGTTCTTTGGCGACGACGACACTGCGTTTGTGTTCACAGCTGATCATGGTATGAGTGCATTCGGTTCGCATGGCGATGGCCATCCAAACAATACGAGAACACCCCTGGTAGCATGGGGCGCGGGACTGAACAGGCCTGTCCTAAACGACGTGCCGGTATATGACAATTACACGGAAAATTGGGATCTGGCACATGTGAGACGCAATGATGTCAACCAGGCAGATATTGCTTCCTTGATGTCATACCTTATTGGCCTGAATTATCCTACGAACTCTGTCGGGGAGCTCCCTCTCGCTTACGTTAATGGAACTGAGCGGACGAAGCTGAATGCACTCTACAAAAACGCACTAAGTATATTGGAACAGTACCTCGTGAAAGAGACAGAAATGATTCAATCTCAACTGGTTTACAAGGAATACCCTAAGTTTGCTCaaaagtcacattcctcCTATATCCAAGAAATTGAGCATCTAATAGACAGAATTGCGAACGGAGAAGAAGATTTAGAACCTGAGGCGATTGCATTATCAGAGGAGTTGATGAAGACAGCCCTAGAGGGGCTGCAGTACCTCACTACGTACAATTGGAGGTTCATCAGGTCCATAGTGACTTTGGGGTTTATTGGGTGGATTACCTACTCCTTCACAATTTTCTTACGGCTATTCATCCTAGAAAAACAGTATGCGATGAAGACATCTCCCCAAAATCTCGCTTCATTTGGTGCGCTGACAGCTGCTCTTAACTATGTCCTCTACTACCAGCGTTCTCCATTCAATTATTACATGTATCTTCTATTCCCGCTATTTTTCTGGAGTCAGATTCTAACAAATTCGACCATACTGCATGATGGTATCAGGGAAATGTTCAAGGGCGTCTCAATGCTTCAGAGAATCGGCATATGCGCGCTGATAGTTTCCATATATGAAGGTATAGTCTACGGGTATTTTGACCGATGGATCTTCACAATAATATTTAACCTATTGGCATTATATCCGTTCTTTTGCGGAATAAAGGACGCGAAGACAAATATGTTCTGGGGCGCCAATAGCATGGCACTCTCGATCTTTACACTTTTTGATGCTGTTAAGATTGAAAGTCTCACTCAAATAAATGTATCAGGGCTATTGCTCGTGGCTAGCGGTCTTTACGCACTATGGAGAGTGTCTAAGAAGATTAATTCACACACAAAGATTGTGATACTGCTACAAATTCTGCTTTTGGCCATGATGCTGGCTGTTACCAATAAGTCTGTGACTTCCCTGCAACAACGTGCAGGCCTCCCGACAGATGCCAAAATAGCCGGCTGGGTAATTCTAACGCTATCCCTTTCTTTGATGCCGCTTTTGCATTATTTGAAGCCAAGCAATGATTACCAAGTCAGAGTCCTTGTCATTTACCTAACATTTGCGCCAACTTTTCTGATCTTGACTATATCTTTCGAGTCATTTTTCTATCTTCTATTCACAAACTACCTGATGCTTTGGATCGAGATAGAGTCAAAGATTAAAGCTCAGAATATCGCAAAAAACTCTCAGAACTGGCTACAACTCCTCAGGATATCCATCATAGGATTTTTCCTCCTACAATTTGCTTTCTTCGGCACCGGAAATGTTGCATCTATCTCCTCCTTTTCCTTGGACTCGGTCTACAGACTGATGCCCGTGTTTGATCCGTTCCCAATGGGCGCTCTTTTAATTCTAAAAATAATGATTCCCTATATCCTTCTATCGACGGCCCTCGGAATTATGAATTTGAAACTGAATATAAAGGACTACACTGTGTCTTCTCTAATATTATCTACCAGCGATGTTCTGTCACTGAACTTCTTCTATCTATTAAGAACGGAAGGTAGCTGGCTGGATATCGGCGTTACCATCTCAAACTACTGCCTGGCGATATTATCTTCCCTGTTCATGATCGTACTAGAACTGTTCAGCCATTTCCTACTGAAGAATGTCAGAGACAACGGTATGGATATCGCCGCCTCGAAACAACAAAAAAGACACTAA
- a CDS encoding cAMP-dependent protein kinase (Syntenic homolog of Saccharomyces cerevisiae YKL166C (TPK3) and YJL164C (TPK1)), whose translation MVETADVTHFVQPRVATEEIVPQQDASSTMPGLSMESRSLCKNIMRAEWAQESGRQLRGRKLEGRTTKGKYTLYDFQILRTLGTGSFGRVHLVRSNHNGRFYAMKVLKKHVVVKLKQVEHTNDERKMLSVVSHPFIIRMWGTFQDAHQVFMIMDYIEGGELFSLLRKSQRFPNPVAKFYAAEVCLALEYLHSKDIIYRDLKPENILLDKNGHIKLTDFGFAKYVPDVTYTLCGTPDYIAPEVVSTKPYNKSVDWWSFGILIYEMLAGYTPFYDQNTMGTYENILNAEVKFPPFFNAEVRDLLSQLITRDLSKRLGNLQNGSQDVKAHPWFSEVIWDKLLCRNIETPYEPPIHAGQGDTSQYDRYPEEDANYGALGEDQYQALFSDF comes from the coding sequence ATGGTGGAGACAGCAGACGTCACGCATTTCGTCCAACCTCGCGTTGCAACCGAGGAGATTGTGCCGCAGCAGGACGCCTCGTCGACGATGCCAGGCCTCTCCATGGAAAGTCGGTCACTGTGCAAGAATATCATGCGCGCAGAGTGGGCCCAGGAAAGCGGGAGGCAGCTGCGTGGCAGGAAGCTGGAGGGCAGGACGACGAAGGGGAAGTACACATTGTACGACTTCCAGATATTGCGCACTCTTGGTACCGGTAGCTTCGGACGCGTGCATTTGGTCCGATCCAACCACAACGGGCGCTTCTACGCCATGAAGGTGCTGAAGAAGCACGTGGTAGTGAAGTTGAAGCAGGTAGAGCACACCAACGACGAGCGGAAGATGTTGTCGGTGGTTTCGCACCCGTTCATCATCCGGATGTGGGGCACGTTCCAGGACGCCCACCAGGTGTTCATGATCATGGATTACATAGAAGGCGGCGAGCTCTTCTCGTTGCTCCGGAAGTCGCAGCGCTTTCCGAACCCGGTCGCCAAGTTCTACGCCGCCGAGGTCTGCCTTGCACTAGAGTATCTCCACTCGAAGGACATCATCTACCGTGACTTAAAACCCGAAAACATCTTGCTGGATAAGAATGGTCACATCAAACTGACGGATTTCGGGTTTGCCAAGTACGTGCCGGACGTCACGTACACGCTGTGCGGTACGCCAGACTACATCGCGCCCGAGGTGGTCAGCACCAAGCCGTACAACAAGTCTGTCGACTGGTGGTCCTTCGGCATCTTGATCTACGAGATGTTGGCCGGCTACACGCCCTTCTACGACCAGAACACAATGGGGACGTACGAGAACATCCTCAACGCCGAAGTCAAGTTCCCGCCGTTTTTCAACGCCGAGGTGCGCGACCTTCTCTCCCAGCTCATCACCCGCGACCTGAGCAAGCGGCTCGGCAACTTACAAAACGGCTCGCAGGACGTGAAGGCACATCCCTGGTTCTCGGAGGTAATATGGGACAAGCTCCTCTGCAGGAACATAGAAACCCCGTACGAGCCCCCGATCCACGCTGGCCAGGGCGACACCTCCCAGTACGACCGGTACCCCGAGGAGGACGCAAACTACGGCGCCTTGGGCGAAGACCAGTATCAGGCGCTATTTTCCGACTTTTGA
- a CDS encoding AEL110Wp (Syntenic homolog of Saccharomyces cerevisiae YKL164C (PIR1) and YJL159W (HSP150); Inverted gene duplication in this genome; Inverted gene duplication in Saccharomyces cerevisiae) encodes MQVRNTIAASTLLASTAMSAYIAGESWDGLMPENVYEGGITDYPSTFGIAVVPLTPRVFDGSKKRDLSAVEQIIDGQVQSKSDSVPASGAVAQIGDGQVQAITLKQPQNGPESQPDESSDKRCPTPAELENILASASAERDPSDPVNAYSYRYEGTLEMSLNDSVLRDGHGRIGSIVSSRQFQFDGPPPQSGAIYAKGWSLTPEGNLALGDTDIFYRCLSGNFYNLYDQSIGGQCSPVHLQAINLISC; translated from the coding sequence ATGCAAGTCAGAAACACCATTGCCGCATCTACTCTTCTAGCCAGCACCGCGATGTCTGCGTACATCGCCGGCGAGTCGTGGGACGGGTTGATGCCCGAGAACGTCTACGAGGGCGGCATCACGGACTACCCCTCCACCTTCGGCATCGCCGTGGTGCCACTAACGCCCCGTGTGTTCGACGGCTCCAAGAAGCGGGACCTATCGGCGGTTGAGCAGATCATCGACGGCCAGGTGCAGTCGAAGTCCGACAGCGTGCCTGCCTCCGGTGCGGTGGCCCAGATCGGCGACGGGCAGGTCCAGGCCATCACGCTAAAACAGCCACAGAACGGGCCAGAGAGCCAGCCAGATGAGAGCAGCGACAAGCGGTGCCCAACGCCCGCCGAGTTGGAGAACATTCTAGCGTCTGCATCCGCCGAGCGCGACCCCAGCGACCCCGTCAACGCGTACTCCTACCGCTACGAGGGCACGCTAGAGATGTCGCTAAACGACTCCGTCCTACGCGACGGCCACGGCCGCATTGGCTCCATCGTCTCGAGCAGACAGTTCCAGTTCGACGGCCCACCACCCCAGTCGGGCGCCATCTACGCCAAGGGCTGGTCCCTAACGCCCGAGGGCAACCTAGCGCTAGGAGACACCGACATCTTCTACCGCTGCCTATCCGGCAACTTCTACAACCTTTACGACCAGTCCATTGGCGGCCAGTGCTCGCCGGTGCACCTACAGGCCATCAACTTGATCAGCTGTTAG
- a CDS encoding AEL111W-Ap (Syntenic homolog of Saccharomyces cerevisiae YJL161W (FMP33)) translates to MLIETQVATRRRVPRRRAIGLPHLVKIIRPDTMSDAGEFTVSIDIPNRMRQVHESFLCQRAMPSLTSMNSNISDEDYEHDLVLALRESCVCHNPIETIAVEQDFTIPTSYFTDEDVFAFGDGFDFPPLFLHNELHSVLVAPADLALGSAGAGFRPYADCPIAMLQGAAVSFAAEFY, encoded by the coding sequence ATGCTGATCGAGACACAGGTCGCTACTCGCCGGCGAGTACCACGCAGAAGGGCCATAGGTTTACCGCACCTGGTAAAAATAATCCGTCCTGATACAATGTCCGATGCGGGGGAGTTTACTGTGTCTATCGACATTCCAAATCGGATGCGGCAGGTGCACGAGTCCTTTTTGTGTCAGCGCGCGATGCCTTCGCTCACCTCCATGAACTCCAACATCTCCGATGAGGACTACGAGCACGACCTGGTGTTGGCATTGCGGGAAAGCTGCGTCTGTCACAACCCCATTGAGACGATCGCAGTCGAACAGGACTTCACCATTCCGACGAGCTACTTCACGGACGAGGACGTGTTCGCCTTCGGCGACGGCTTTGACTTTCCGCCTTTGTTCCTACACAACGAACTGCATAGCGTGCTGGTCGCGCCTGCAGACCTTGCGCTTGGATCCGCCGGCGCAGGTTTCCGGCCATACGCCGATTGCCCGATAGCGATGCTCCAGGGCGCCGCTGTCTCCTTTGCGGCAGAGTTCTATTGA
- the JJJ2 gene encoding Jjj2p (Syntenic homolog of Saccharomyces cerevisiae YJL162C (JJJ2)), whose amino-acid sequence METARIRLDETTYYSLLGLPFGASELHIRKAYMRLARELHPDKSKSKEAAELFKVVAHAHSVLTDKEKRLKYDRQLIAKGLHTYVSNSSSSLNYKPPGSRPVTRAQQAAVAADKERAAKKAKPYEEQPYGFGTEAESSPQAGDGTPQRSTTATKPFKAKSYQHQRNPGTPPETGNKKSSTFSARFISNSVPAAPESKPSDEYPAKKMPRKQATPEPSSSPFLSPDHRHYARTKFESRRRGTRSASPLKTMPTSQTDTLDGLKSIINKFSDRVKVNIFGSPSTVETEHVTDLSEDQSSVEQDGGDEARLRADMLAGDKATARCAPIPQDGTKEINLEELNTSLPPQRETFNMRNVSDTLDRMNVKRQKLNTEATHVPGNIPLPAQRHLSPALDESGSLAEPVNKSIPRVYKIDRIPPTEFAMDLSVSDIELPTMPSFHCNILDKSDIKLCREKILEFNTKANRLKKQLIQALSLRSSADEALENRVVRVENMAAYVEAKNYDLDVVMKLHEIQNRQRIVAESFTNLMRSAYASGTF is encoded by the coding sequence ATGGAAACAGCAAGAATCAGGCTAGATGAGACCACCTACTACTCACTGCTAGGTCTGCCCTTTGGGGCCTCGGAACTGCACATCCGGAAAGCATACATGCGGCTGGCTCGAGAGCTACATCCTGACAAGTCAAAGTCGAAGGAAGCGGCTGAATTATTCAAGGTGGTCGCGCATGCGCATTCTGTGCTCACCGACAAAGAAAAGCGATTGAAGTACGACCGGCAGCTTATAGCCAAGGGGCTTCACACCTACGTCTCAAACTCGAGCTCATCGCTAAACTACAAACCGCCGGGCAGCAGGCCCGTGACGCGGGCTCAACAGGCAGCAGTGGCCGCAGACAAGGAACGAGCAGCAAAGAAGGCCAAACCCTACGAGGAGCAGCCCTACGGATTCGGGACGGAGGCCGAGAGTAGTCCCCAGGCGGGCGATGGCACGCCGCAACGCAGTACAACCGCTACCAAGCCATTCAAGGCAAAGAGCTATCAGCACCAGAGAAACCCGGGCACACCTCCCGAGACAGGTAACAAGAAATCGTCTACTTTCAGTGCCCGCTTCATCTCGAATAGCGTGCCTGCTGCCCCAGAAAGCAAACCATCGGATGAATATCCGGCCAAAAAGATGCCCAGAAAACAGGCGACCCCAGAGCCGTCCAGCTCCCCGTTTCTCAGTCCCGACCATCGCCACTATGCGAGAACTAAATTTGAGTCCCGACGGCGCGGTACCAGGTCGGCCTCGCCTCTTAAAACGATGCCCACGTCCCAGACAGATACACTAGACGGTTTAAAGAGCATCATCAACAAATTTAGCGATAGGGTGAAGGTCAATATATTTGGCTCGCCCTCAACTGTGGAGACGGAACATGTCACAGATCTCTCGGAGGACCAGAGTAGTGTTGAGCAAGACGGCGGGGACGAAGCCAGACTCCGCGCCGACATGCTTGCAGGCGATAAAGCGacggcgcgctgcgcacCCATACCACAGGATGGCACAAAGGAAATCAATCTCGAAGAACTCAATACATCGTTGCCTCCGCAGCGCGAGACGTTCAACATGCGTAACGTCTCTGATACCTTGGACCGGATGAACGTAAAAAGACAGAAGCTCAACACAGAGGCCACCCACGTTCCAGGCAATATCCCCCTGCCCGCGCAGCGACATCTCTCTCCCGCCCTAGACGAGTCAGGCAGCCTTGCGGAACCAGTTAACAAGTCTATCCCCCGCGTCTACAAAATAGACAGGATACCACCAACAGAGTTTGCAATGGACCTCTCGGTCTCCGATATAGAACTCCCTACAATGCCGTCCTTCCACTGCAACATCCTAGACAAGTCCGACATTAAGCTGTGCCGAGAGAAGATCCTTGAGTTCAACACAAAAGCGAATCGGTTAAAGAAACAATTGATCCAGGCGCTTTCTCTCCGATCATCCGCCGATGAGGCGCTCGAGAACAGGGTCGTGAGAGTCGAAAACATGGCTGCGTATGTCGAAGCAAAAAACTATGATCTTGATGTGGTAATGAAGTTACATGAGATTCAGAATCGACAACGCATTGTTGCTGAATCCTTTACAAATTTAATGAGAAGCGCATATGCTTCTGGGACCTTTTAA